One window of Deltaproteobacteria bacterium genomic DNA carries:
- a CDS encoding N-acetyltransferase, with the protein MEYIIRPVADPDGEAVVNIFNYYVSHSFAAFPEEQVGPEFFRKLKKLSKGYPFYIIETEDEIVGFGLMRPYQRFKVFRRTAELTYFILPDHLRKGLGTRLLLMLTDEARKLGIDTVVATLSSLNSISFNFHKKHGFNEYCVLKRVGQKFGKDFDVIYMQKFLDQS; encoded by the coding sequence ATGGAATATATCATCCGACCAGTTGCCGACCCGGACGGTGAAGCCGTGGTCAACATTTTTAATTATTATGTCAGCCATAGCTTTGCGGCCTTCCCGGAAGAACAAGTCGGGCCGGAATTTTTTCGCAAGTTAAAAAAACTGAGCAAAGGCTATCCTTTTTATATAATTGAAACTGAAGATGAAATTGTTGGTTTCGGGCTGATGCGGCCCTATCAGCGCTTTAAGGTATTCCGGCGCACCGCGGAGTTAACCTATTTTATTTTGCCGGATCACCTGCGGAAGGGTTTGGGAACCAGGCTGCTACTGATGTTAACCGATGAGGCCCGGAAGCTTGGCATTGATACGGTAGTGGCCACCCTGTCATCGTTAAATTCCATTAGTTTTAATTTTCATAAGAAACATGGCTTTAACGAATACTGTGTATTAAAAAGAGTAGGCCAAAAATTTGGCAAAGATTTTGACGTTATTTATATGCAAAAATTTTTAGATCAATCCTGA
- a CDS encoding ATP-binding protein has product MKIAIASGKGGTGKTTLAVNLAAALGNQAQLLDCDVEEPNAHLFLPLFQAENETVTAPVPQVDLDRCNFCGACGQICQFSAIVPLEQTVLIFPEMCHSCRGCFLVCEAEAIHERTRQLGEIQSGVCQEGVHCVYGRLRVGEAMAPPLIREVKGRMDLSRTVIIDAPPGTSCPVIAALKDADYVILVTEPTPFGFHDLKLAVETVRTMGLPMGVIINRSDVGTPEVQDYCDREDIPVLLSLPYSRQIAEAYSRGQLLTAAIPGFKEQMVGLMEQITKGWQGS; this is encoded by the coding sequence ATGAAAATTGCTATCGCCAGCGGTAAGGGCGGCACCGGCAAAACCACCCTGGCGGTCAACCTGGCGGCCGCCCTGGGAAATCAGGCACAACTGCTGGATTGCGACGTCGAGGAGCCTAATGCCCATCTGTTTCTGCCTCTGTTCCAGGCAGAGAATGAGACCGTCACGGCGCCGGTCCCCCAGGTTGATCTGGACCGCTGTAATTTCTGTGGCGCATGTGGCCAGATCTGCCAATTCAGCGCCATCGTCCCCTTGGAGCAGACGGTGCTGATTTTCCCGGAAATGTGCCATAGTTGTAGAGGCTGCTTTCTGGTCTGTGAAGCAGAGGCCATTCATGAGAGGACCCGGCAACTGGGAGAAATCCAAAGTGGTGTGTGCCAAGAGGGAGTGCATTGTGTCTATGGCCGCCTGCGGGTTGGTGAAGCCATGGCCCCGCCGCTGATCCGTGAGGTTAAAGGCCGGATGGACCTCAGCCGGACGGTAATCATCGATGCCCCCCCGGGCACTTCCTGCCCGGTCATCGCCGCCCTTAAGGACGCCGATTACGTGATACTGGTGACCGAGCCGACGCCGTTTGGCTTCCATGACCTGAAGCTGGCGGTAGAGACCGTCCGGACCATGGGGCTGCCCATGGGAGTAATCATCAACCGGTCGGATGTCGGGACTCCAGAAGTGCAAGACTATTGCGACCGGGAAGATATACCGGTGCTCCTGTCTTTGCCTTATTCCCGGCAGATAGCCGAAGCCTATTCCCGGGGCCAGTTACTGACCGCGGCCATTCCGGGATTTAAAGAGCAGATGGTAGGACTGATGGAGCAGATAACGAAGGGATGGCAAGGATCATGA
- a CDS encoding CBS domain-containing protein, with amino-acid sequence MLVREWMTSDLVTVDENTSMMKALHIMKEERIRRLPVLHRGKLTGIISDRDLKEASPSKATSLDIHELYYLLAEIKVREIMTKNPLTIGPDETVERAAVIMLENKVSGLPVVNEDQELVGIITESDVFRAFVNITGIYKGNIQFAFQLEDRPGSIKELADIIRGHGGRTVSILSSNDIAAEGYRRVYIRIMDLPFEKLKALEEELHQKARVLYVVKDILKTV; translated from the coding sequence ATGTTGGTACGGGAATGGATGACTTCGGATTTAGTAACGGTGGATGAGAATACCTCGATGATGAAGGCCTTGCACATCATGAAGGAGGAACGCATTCGCCGCTTGCCAGTACTGCATCGGGGCAAACTGACCGGGATTATTTCCGATCGGGACCTGAAAGAAGCTTCGCCGTCCAAGGCCACATCCCTCGATATTCACGAACTTTACTATCTTTTGGCCGAAATCAAGGTCAGGGAGATCATGACCAAAAATCCCTTGACCATCGGTCCGGATGAAACCGTTGAACGGGCCGCGGTAATAATGCTGGAAAACAAGGTTTCCGGTTTGCCGGTGGTCAATGAAGATCAGGAGCTGGTCGGAATCATCACTGAATCGGATGTGTTCCGGGCCTTTGTCAATATCACCGGCATCTATAAGGGGAATATTCAGTTTGCTTTTCAACTGGAAGACCGTCCCGGCTCTATAAAAGAACTGGCGGATATCATCCGGGGGCACGGGGGGCGGACCGTGAGCATTTTGAGTTCCAACGATATCGCCGCGGAAGGCTATCGGCGGGTCTATATCCGCATCATGGATCTGCCATTCGAGAAATTAAAGGCCCTGGAAGAGGAACTGCACCAAAAAGCTAGAGTGCTTTATGTGGTGAAAGATATCTTAAAAACCGTTTAA
- the plsY gene encoding glycerol-3-phosphate 1-O-acyltransferase PlsY — MGDFLGLLLAAYLLGSIPTGLIIAWLMGGPDPREAGSGNIGAANVYRLLGRNAGVFTLFGDALKGALPVFVARFGPVALGAWHGWAIAAVGLVAVLGHIHPLYLRFKGGKGAATGLGVIATLCPLAALLLVAVWVAVVSYYRMISLASLAVAWLMPLAVGLFSDSTPNLVVSGLISVLILFRHQDNIVRLVKGEEPPVVFSKKSKKPH, encoded by the coding sequence ATGGGTGATTTTTTAGGATTGCTGCTGGCAGCTTATTTATTGGGGTCCATTCCAACCGGTCTGATTATCGCCTGGCTGATGGGCGGCCCCGACCCCCGGGAGGCCGGAAGCGGGAATATCGGCGCGGCCAATGTCTATCGACTGCTGGGACGTAATGCGGGGGTATTCACTCTGTTCGGGGATGCCTTGAAAGGGGCGCTCCCGGTCTTTGTGGCCCGCTTTGGCCCAGTGGCTCTGGGAGCCTGGCACGGCTGGGCCATTGCCGCAGTGGGTCTGGTGGCGGTTTTGGGCCATATCCATCCTCTTTACCTGCGGTTCAAGGGCGGCAAGGGAGCAGCTACGGGTTTGGGAGTGATTGCCACCCTCTGTCCCCTGGCCGCCTTACTTTTGGTGGCGGTCTGGGTGGCAGTGGTGAGCTATTACCGAATGATTTCTCTGGCCTCACTGGCCGTGGCCTGGCTCATGCCGCTGGCCGTAGGCCTGTTTTCAGATTCCACCCCTAATTTAGTGGTATCCGGCCTCATCTCGGTGCTCATTCTGTTCCGGCATCAGGATAATATTGTCCGCCTGGTTAAAGGGGAGGAACCGCCTGTGGTCTTTTCCAAAAAGTCTAAGAAACCGCATTAG
- a CDS encoding peptidyl-prolyl cis-trans isomerase yields MKFYKGCGGARLALGAALILLFTLSAGLSSRAERKPILIKLETTKGDITLELNQEKAPKTVENFLQYVKDGYYNGTIFHRVINGFMIQGGGMDVNLQPKATREPIPNEADNGLSNDAYTIAMARTAEPHSATSQFFINVADNRPLNHTAKTPRGWGYAVFGKVVKGQEVVDQIKAVPTTTRGLHQNVPQEPVVINRALVVEP; encoded by the coding sequence ATGAAATTTTATAAAGGGTGTGGGGGTGCCAGGCTGGCCCTGGGGGCCGCTTTAATTTTGCTATTTACTCTTAGCGCCGGGCTAAGCAGCCGGGCAGAAAGGAAGCCGATCTTGATCAAACTGGAAACTACTAAGGGCGACATCACTTTAGAGCTAAATCAGGAAAAGGCTCCGAAAACCGTGGAAAATTTTCTGCAATATGTGAAAGACGGGTATTACAACGGCACGATCTTCCATCGGGTTATCAATGGCTTTATGATCCAGGGGGGCGGGATGGACGTCAACTTGCAACCCAAGGCCACCCGGGAACCGATCCCGAATGAAGCCGATAATGGCCTGAGCAACGACGCTTACACCATCGCCATGGCTCGCACCGCCGAGCCTCATTCCGCCACCTCCCAGTTTTTCATCAATGTGGCGGACAACCGCCCGCTTAACCACACTGCCAAAACCCCCCGGGGTTGGGGTTATGCAGTATTCGGCAAGGTGGTCAAGGGTCAGGAGGTAGTGGACCAAATCAAAGCCGTACCTACTACCACTCGGGGTCTCCATCAGAACGTGCCGCAAGAGCCGGTGGTCATCAATAGGGCTTTGGTAGTGGAGCCTTAG
- a CDS encoding cold-shock protein, translated as MKETGKVKWFNDAKGYGFISRENGVDVFVHHSAVQGEGFKSLAEDQEVEFEVVQGQKGLQAQNVVKL; from the coding sequence ATGAAGGAAACCGGCAAAGTTAAGTGGTTTAATGACGCTAAAGGGTATGGGTTTATTTCCCGGGAGAACGGTGTGGATGTCTTTGTGCATCACAGTGCAGTTCAGGGCGAAGGTTTTAAGTCCCTGGCGGAAGACCAGGAAGTGGAATTTGAGGTAGTCCAAGGTCAGAAAGGTCTCCAGGCTCAGAACGTCGTTAAGCTTTAA
- a CDS encoding DUF5320 domain-containing protein, translating to MPRFDGTGPRGQGPGTGRGRGYCRTRYEGRGRFGPGRGAGSGRGLVCRFQGRGYGALAWDPTPAGYLPGRGAYPTRQPELAELQTQEQMLTQELRALRDRIAALESSTG from the coding sequence ATGCCCAGATTTGATGGAACCGGACCACGGGGACAAGGCCCGGGTACGGGGAGAGGTAGAGGATATTGTCGGACCCGTTATGAGGGCCGGGGTCGCTTCGGCCCAGGCCGCGGAGCAGGATCAGGCCGGGGCCTTGTATGCCGATTCCAGGGCCGTGGATATGGAGCACTGGCGTGGGACCCAACTCCGGCGGGTTATCTCCCTGGGAGGGGGGCCTACCCTACCCGGCAGCCGGAGCTGGCCGAACTCCAGACCCAGGAACAGATGTTGACCCAGGAACTACGGGCGCTTAGGGACCGAATTGCGGCTCTGGAAAGCTCCACCGGCTGA
- a CDS encoding P-loop NTPase has translation MHDSSHHQGGPSCSTCGHQHHHDEEAQQEERQLRNALQQIRHKLLVMSGKGGVGKSSVAVTLALALAWRGFKVGIMDVDLHGPNVLRMLGLREALDLTHGSFVLPGDLSDNLKVISIEALMQNRDSAVIWRGPLKHRVIQQFITDVEWGQLDYLIIDSPPGTGDEPLSVAQTIPDAQAIIVTTPQEISLADVRKSINFCRKVNMKILGLVENMSHLICPKCGEQIPLFKSGGGEKTAQVMKVPLLGSLPFDYNVVEAGDAGQMPLLKLKKSPYLETFKPIVDNIVEILDKEAAEKRTQARQPGTAKFAFPLENGRLAEHFGHAQQYALLTVQDHNILNQEVVTPPPHEPGVLPAWMEELEVTHIFAAGMGSRAQALFQQKGIEVITGAPLLSPEELLQQYFDKSLVTGPNVCDH, from the coding sequence ATGCACGATTCTTCTCATCATCAGGGGGGTCCCAGTTGCTCCACCTGTGGACACCAGCATCATCACGATGAAGAAGCCCAACAAGAGGAACGCCAGCTGCGCAACGCTCTCCAGCAGATTCGCCATAAACTGCTGGTGATGAGTGGGAAGGGCGGCGTCGGCAAAAGCAGTGTGGCGGTGACCCTGGCCTTAGCCCTGGCCTGGCGGGGTTTCAAGGTGGGCATCATGGACGTCGATCTGCACGGACCCAATGTACTGCGGATGTTAGGGTTGAGGGAGGCCCTGGACCTGACCCATGGTAGCTTTGTGCTACCGGGCGATCTGTCCGATAATTTGAAGGTGATCTCCATTGAGGCCCTGATGCAGAACCGGGATTCGGCGGTTATCTGGCGGGGTCCGCTCAAACACCGGGTCATTCAACAATTTATCACCGATGTGGAATGGGGCCAGCTTGATTACCTGATCATCGATTCCCCGCCCGGCACCGGCGATGAACCCTTGTCGGTGGCTCAGACCATACCGGATGCTCAGGCCATTATTGTTACCACTCCCCAGGAAATCTCTCTGGCCGATGTCCGCAAGTCAATCAATTTCTGTCGCAAGGTCAACATGAAAATTCTGGGCCTGGTCGAAAACATGAGCCACCTGATCTGCCCCAAATGCGGCGAACAAATCCCCTTGTTTAAATCCGGCGGCGGGGAAAAGACGGCCCAGGTTATGAAGGTGCCGTTATTGGGCAGCCTGCCCTTTGATTATAATGTCGTTGAAGCCGGCGACGCCGGGCAGATGCCGCTGCTGAAACTTAAAAAGAGCCCCTACCTGGAAACTTTTAAACCCATAGTAGATAATATTGTCGAAATCCTGGACAAAGAAGCGGCAGAGAAAAGGACCCAGGCCCGGCAGCCAGGTACTGCAAAATTCGCTTTCCCGTTGGAAAATGGGCGCTTGGCCGAGCATTTCGGGCATGCCCAGCAATACGCCCTGTTGACAGTACAAGATCATAATATCTTAAACCAGGAGGTGGTCACCCCGCCCCCCCATGAGCCCGGCGTCTTGCCGGCCTGGATGGAAGAGTTAGAGGTAACCCATATCTTTGCCGCGGGCATGGGGTCGAGGGCCCAGGCACTGTTTCAGCAGAAGGGTATCGAGGTCATAACCGGAGCACCGTTGCTTTCTCCCGAGGAGTTACTCCAGCAATACTTTGACAAGTCCCTGGTGACCGGTCCTAATGTTTGTGATCATTGA
- the hisF gene encoding imidazole glycerol phosphate synthase subunit HisF, which produces MDYIRIIPCLDIKDGRVVKGIHFVNLRDAGDPVENARLYEQEGADELALLDITATVEGRHTTIDLVRQVAAAISIPLTVGGGVHSLTDIQRLLDVGVAKVGINTAAIQRPALIEAAARIVGSGRLVVAIDARRNSEMPSGYELVTHGGRTPTGQDAIAWAHKCRDLGAGELLPTSMDTDGVKTGYDLELTRKIKEASQLPVIASGGAGKVEHLYEAVVKGKADAVLAASIFHFREISIQAAKEYLHQKGLPVRL; this is translated from the coding sequence ATGGATTATATACGCATCATACCCTGTTTGGATATTAAAGACGGCCGGGTGGTCAAAGGGATTCACTTTGTCAATCTGCGCGATGCCGGCGATCCGGTGGAAAATGCTCGCCTCTATGAACAGGAAGGGGCGGATGAACTGGCCTTGCTGGATATCACCGCCACCGTCGAGGGCCGTCACACGACCATCGATCTGGTCAGGCAGGTGGCGGCAGCGATTTCCATTCCCTTAACTGTGGGAGGCGGGGTGCACTCGCTGACCGACATCCAGCGGTTACTGGATGTGGGGGTGGCCAAGGTGGGGATCAACACCGCGGCCATCCAACGCCCGGCCCTGATCGAAGCCGCGGCTCGAATAGTGGGGTCAGGACGCTTGGTGGTGGCCATTGATGCCCGGCGTAATAGCGAGATGCCCTCCGGTTATGAACTGGTGACTCACGGCGGCCGGACTCCGACTGGCCAGGATGCCATTGCCTGGGCCCATAAGTGTCGGGACCTGGGAGCAGGCGAACTTTTGCCCACCAGCATGGATACCGATGGGGTCAAAACCGGCTATGACCTGGAACTGACCCGCAAAATCAAAGAGGCCTCCCAGTTGCCGGTAATCGCCTCGGGCGGGGCCGGAAAGGTGGAGCATCTCTATGAGGCAGTGGTAAAAGGCAAGGCTGATGCGGTGTTGGCCGCGTCGATTTTCCACTTCCGGGAGATTTCCATCCAGGCTGCCAAAGAGTACCTGCACCAGAAAGGCCTGCCGGTCAGACTGTAA
- a CDS encoding ATP-binding protein, translated as MRELVILSGKGGTGKTSITAALAALGESLVVCDCDVDAADLHLLLAPTINESYQFSGGHKARIDPDRCTQCGQCRELCRFEAITPDFQVDPFSCEGCKVCVHFCPEKAIDFLDTVDGEYYVSDTRFGPMVHARLHIAAENSGKLVTVVRRKAQEIGEAHHKDYILVDGPPGIGCPVIASLTGAHAVLLVTEPTVSGRHDLERAATLTAHFQIPTYALINKWDLNPQITEELTRLCQERNFPVLGRLPYDPVFIKAMVAEKTLPEYTDGFLIEEFKNLWRKLQAALQHTS; from the coding sequence ATGAGGGAACTGGTAATCTTGAGCGGTAAAGGCGGGACCGGTAAAACCTCGATCACCGCCGCCCTGGCAGCCTTAGGGGAGTCCCTGGTGGTGTGCGATTGTGATGTCGACGCCGCTGATCTGCATCTGCTGCTGGCTCCCACCATCAATGAGAGTTATCAATTTTCCGGCGGGCACAAGGCCCGGATCGATCCGGATCGTTGCACCCAGTGCGGCCAGTGTCGGGAATTATGCCGCTTCGAGGCCATCACCCCCGATTTTCAGGTCGATCCCTTTTCCTGCGAAGGGTGTAAGGTCTGCGTCCACTTCTGTCCCGAAAAGGCCATTGACTTCCTGGACACCGTCGACGGCGAATATTACGTCTCCGACACCCGCTTCGGGCCCATGGTCCATGCCCGCTTGCACATCGCCGCGGAAAACTCTGGCAAACTGGTCACCGTGGTCCGGCGCAAAGCCCAGGAGATCGGCGAAGCCCACCACAAAGACTATATCCTGGTGGACGGCCCTCCGGGTATCGGCTGCCCGGTGATCGCCTCCCTAACCGGGGCCCATGCGGTGCTGCTGGTCACTGAGCCTACGGTCTCCGGCCGCCACGACCTGGAACGGGCGGCGACCCTGACTGCCCATTTCCAGATACCCACTTATGCCCTGATCAACAAATGGGACCTCAATCCGCAGATCACCGAGGAGTTAACCCGTCTCTGTCAGGAACGCAATTTTCCGGTACTGGGACGTCTGCCTTATGATCCGGTGTTTATTAAGGCCATGGTGGCAGAAAAAACTTTGCCGGAGTATACTGATGGATTTTTGATCGAGGAGTTTAAAAATCTTTGGCGCAAGCTGCAAGCGGCCCTGCAACATACCTCTTGA
- a CDS encoding YcaO-like family protein: MNQTIILKDSPKAYTYDLDKTCAPEETVQRVRSRFAELNLDILKNTLRIDSGRLDIPVYISLCGIDAIRTIGTQKQMGKGATPAQAEASALMELVERYSFFDFLHHGPLIYSTPRQLSETVLPFSTLARSLFDNAPEVAQAAEIYQDWPLHFTPATSLTHGHAVMLPFHWFYLINEYNGPAAGNCREEAILQGLCEVVERHVGSMISYDRLFTPAIDPDSVQDPVGRELLAKFQAQGIVLHLRDFSLDTGIPTVGVLAYDPATFPEASEIVFTAGTTPHPEKSLIRALTEVAQLAGDFDKHTSYKPTLPKYQNLTDASYLMQPEPMIAIDSLPNRAHDNIKVEIENCVAALAGRGLEVLVVDLTHPDIQLPAVYVIIPGTHFRERTRNTNVIFHLAKVAGLYAAPAEALAALQRLNQSFPGRFDVLFFLGLTLDQLGATAEALNYLEASLAARPPDQEVASVYCHIGSCHKDLGDYRAAINALKQAQAANDQLKEVYHLLGFCYFKLKEFHQAVECFEKAIELDPGSGIDYANLGINLRELGFKKEAAHLLRLALELDPGLDFARQALIALEG, from the coding sequence ATGAACCAAACCATTATACTAAAAGACAGTCCTAAAGCCTACACCTATGACCTGGACAAGACCTGTGCTCCCGAAGAGACGGTCCAGCGGGTGCGAAGTCGGTTTGCAGAGCTTAACCTGGACATTCTAAAAAATACGCTGCGAATCGACAGTGGCCGTCTCGATATTCCGGTTTATATCAGCCTCTGCGGCATTGACGCGATCCGCACCATCGGTACTCAGAAACAGATGGGCAAAGGTGCGACGCCGGCCCAAGCCGAGGCCAGCGCCCTGATGGAGTTGGTGGAACGCTACAGCTTCTTTGATTTTCTGCACCATGGTCCGTTGATTTATTCCACTCCCCGGCAGCTTTCTGAGACCGTGCTACCTTTTTCGACCCTGGCCCGGTCATTGTTTGATAACGCTCCGGAGGTCGCCCAGGCCGCCGAGATCTACCAGGACTGGCCGCTGCATTTTACTCCAGCCACCAGCCTCACCCATGGCCATGCGGTGATGCTGCCCTTTCACTGGTTTTATCTGATTAATGAATACAATGGCCCAGCCGCCGGCAACTGCCGGGAAGAGGCCATCCTGCAGGGGTTGTGCGAGGTGGTGGAACGTCACGTCGGCTCGATGATCAGCTACGACCGCCTGTTCACACCCGCCATTGACCCGGACTCGGTGCAGGATCCAGTGGGACGCGAGCTGCTAGCCAAATTTCAGGCCCAGGGCATTGTCCTGCATCTTAGGGATTTCTCCCTGGATACCGGCATCCCCACGGTCGGGGTGCTGGCCTATGATCCGGCCACCTTTCCGGAGGCCAGCGAAATCGTGTTTACCGCCGGAACCACGCCGCACCCGGAGAAGTCCCTGATCCGGGCCTTAACCGAGGTGGCCCAGCTCGCCGGAGATTTTGATAAACACACTTCTTATAAACCGACCCTGCCCAAATATCAGAATCTCACCGACGCCAGCTATCTTATGCAACCCGAACCAATGATTGCCATTGATTCGCTACCCAACCGGGCGCATGACAATATCAAGGTGGAAATCGAAAATTGTGTGGCCGCCCTGGCCGGCCGGGGGCTGGAAGTGCTGGTGGTCGACCTTACCCATCCCGACATCCAGCTCCCCGCGGTCTATGTCATAATCCCCGGCACTCATTTCCGGGAGCGCACCCGGAATACTAACGTCATTTTTCACCTGGCCAAAGTCGCCGGTCTGTATGCCGCGCCGGCGGAGGCCCTGGCCGCGCTCCAGCGTCTGAACCAGTCCTTTCCGGGCCGCTTTGATGTGCTGTTTTTCCTGGGGCTGACCCTGGACCAGTTAGGGGCCACGGCCGAGGCCTTAAATTACCTAGAGGCATCTCTGGCGGCCCGGCCTCCGGACCAGGAGGTCGCCAGCGTCTATTGTCACATCGGCTCCTGCCATAAAGACCTGGGAGATTATCGCGCCGCCATCAACGCCCTGAAACAGGCCCAGGCGGCCAACGACCAGTTGAAGGAGGTCTATCACCTGCTGGGTTTCTGCTATTTCAAGCTCAAAGAATTCCACCAGGCAGTGGAATGTTTTGAAAAAGCCATAGAACTGGACCCCGGCTCCGGGATCGACTATGCCAATCTGGGGATTAATCTGCGGGAATTAGGGTTCAAAAAAGAGGCCGCCCACCTGCTGCGCCTAGCTTTGGAGCTGGACCCCGGCCTCGACTTTGCCCGCCAGGCCTTGATCGCCCTGGAAGGATAA
- a CDS encoding cupin domain-containing protein, translated as MQKKHFTEAEPVAIARTGFKGLSARYLWTKADGCPHFAMRVMEFEPQGHTSFHAHREEHEIFVLEGAPIYIDASGKETRLQVGDTVYVPPEEPHQFKNVGDTVMRLLCLIPILPGADGKSTTPC; from the coding sequence ATGCAAAAAAAACATTTTACTGAGGCAGAGCCGGTGGCTATTGCCCGAACCGGATTTAAGGGCCTATCCGCCCGCTACCTGTGGACCAAAGCCGATGGCTGTCCCCATTTTGCCATGCGGGTGATGGAATTCGAGCCCCAGGGCCACACTTCATTTCATGCTCACCGGGAGGAACACGAAATTTTTGTATTGGAAGGGGCACCAATATATATTGATGCCAGCGGGAAAGAGACCCGCCTGCAGGTCGGCGATACGGTATATGTGCCGCCGGAGGAGCCTCACCAGTTCAAGAATGTCGGCGACACCGTAATGCGACTCCTTTGCCTGATTCCTATCCTTCCGGGTGCTGATGGTAAATCGACAACCCCGTGTTAG
- the pstB gene encoding phosphate ABC transporter ATP-binding protein, which produces MSEPIIILHFLNLYYGSFHALKDINATFSRKRITALIGPSGCGKSTLLRVLNRMNDPIEGVSITGQVLIEGEDIYRKGTNLIQLRKKVGMVFQRPNPFPLSIYDNIVYGPRLHGRPRKAELEDILVRSLEAVHMWDEVKDRLSSPALSLTEEQQQRLCIARLLAVEPEILLMDEPCSALDPLATLQLEELMRELIKDYTIIIVTHNMQQAARVSDDTGFMLLGELVEFAPTPQVFTRPKDQRTDDYISGKYG; this is translated from the coding sequence ATGTCAGAACCCATTATTATCCTGCACTTTTTGAATCTCTACTACGGGTCCTTTCATGCTCTCAAGGATATCAATGCCACCTTTAGCCGCAAACGCATTACCGCCCTGATCGGACCTTCGGGGTGCGGCAAATCGACTCTATTGCGAGTGTTGAATCGGATGAACGATCCCATCGAAGGGGTCTCCATCACCGGCCAGGTTCTGATCGAGGGGGAAGACATTTACCGCAAAGGCACCAACCTTATCCAATTGCGCAAGAAAGTGGGCATGGTTTTTCAGCGGCCCAACCCTTTCCCGCTGTCCATTTATGATAATATTGTCTATGGTCCCCGACTCCATGGTCGGCCCCGGAAGGCGGAACTGGAAGACATCCTGGTGCGCTCTCTGGAGGCGGTGCATATGTGGGATGAGGTCAAGGATCGGCTGTCAAGCCCGGCCTTGAGCCTTACCGAGGAGCAGCAGCAACGCCTGTGCATTGCCCGCCTGCTGGCGGTGGAGCCCGAGATTCTGCTCATGGACGAACCCTGTTCGGCCCTGGACCCCCTGGCGACGCTGCAGTTAGAAGAATTGATGCGGGAACTGATCAAGGATTACACCATCATCATCGTCACCCACAACATGCAGCAAGCAGCCCGGGTCTCGGACGACACCGGCTTCATGCTGCTGGGCGAGTTGGTGGAATTTGCCCCCACCCCTCAGGTCTTTACCCGTCCTAAAGATCAACGCACCGATGATTACATTTCGGGGAAATATGGCTAA
- a CDS encoding NifB/NifX family molybdenum-iron cluster-binding protein produces the protein MKTIAVSAIEKSFDSPVDPRFGRAKYFVVVDPETMEWEVLDNTSNNNAAHGAGIQTARLVSQHRIKTVLTGNCGPNAFQTLQAAGIQVAIGVNSTVRQAVERFKRGEINMAQNPNVKGHWS, from the coding sequence ATGAAGACCATCGCAGTCAGCGCCATCGAGAAAAGTTTCGATTCACCGGTAGATCCCCGCTTTGGCCGGGCCAAGTATTTTGTTGTGGTAGATCCGGAAACTATGGAATGGGAAGTCCTGGATAATACCTCTAATAATAACGCCGCGCACGGAGCCGGCATTCAGACCGCCCGTCTGGTGTCCCAGCACCGGATCAAAACCGTTCTCACCGGCAACTGTGGGCCGAATGCCTTCCAGACCCTTCAGGCCGCCGGGATTCAGGTGGCAATCGGGGTTAACAGCACAGTACGCCAGGCGGTTGAGCGATTCAAGCGTGGCGAAATAAATATGGCCCAGAATCCCAATGTCAAAGGGCATTGGAGCTAA
- a CDS encoding RNA-binding protein: protein MSMKLYVGNLSYQFTEDQLKELFAEAGEVVSARIITDRITGQPRGFGFVEMGTKREGQKAISMINKRMVEGRPLAVNEARPQQQRGSFGGRGRNYR from the coding sequence ATGAGCATGAAATTGTATGTTGGCAACCTGTCCTACCAGTTCACCGAAGATCAATTGAAAGAGCTGTTTGCCGAAGCCGGGGAGGTGGTCTCAGCCAGGATTATCACTGACCGGATTACCGGTCAGCCTAGGGGCTTTGGTTTTGTGGAGATGGGAACCAAACGGGAAGGCCAGAAGGCCATCTCTATGATTAATAAACGGATGGTGGAAGGCCGTCCCCTGGCAGTCAATGAAGCCAGACCACAACAGCAGAGAGGCTCTTTCGGCGGCCGGGGCCGCAACTACCGGTGA